In the genome of Nitratireductor sp. GISD-1A_MAKvit, the window GGCCATTCCAGGTGAAGCTGCCCTGATAGTCTCTCCATGTGCCAGCCCGGGTGGACCTGCATGTGGTGTCGGTGATGTTGGCGGAGCTGCTGCAATGCGAGGCGCTGCCCCCTCCGGCAGTGTTGGTTGTAGCGCGAACGACGCGGCTGGCACTTCCGATCCTGAAATCCATGGAGTCGGAACCGGAGCGGCCACGATGGCTGAAAACCCAGTTAACGCGGTCTCCATTCAGGAGGCACACTGTTTGGTAGATGCGCGAGAACTGATGAGCGTTCAGCTCGGCGTGCTGTCTTCCCGCACGCGACAAAACACTCTGAAAGCCGCTTGTCCACAATTCTATCAATCGTCCTCGTGGAGATCCGCAGTTCCCATCAGCAATTGGATGGGTGGTAGACCATCCCGGGACCCATGTGCTGGTCAATTGCCCGGTGGGGCATGAGAGACGCGGCGATTCGAAGCCGAGATTGATAAAATTTCTCTGGATCTGTGCTTGAGCAGGGGCTGCCAACGCTGCGGCCAGAACTGAGAATATAACGAGGAAGAGAGTGCGCAGGCGCCGGTGGATCATCTCTGCGCGCTGCTTCCCACACCATTTGTCCCCGCTGACCGTCGGCGAGCTTTTCCGAGCTTTGCAAAGCTTCAAGGACGAGGAGCAGCTGTGTGAGTTCAACAGGTATCTGATCGTCACCAAACCTACCTTCAACATCCTGTGCTCCCGTCGCGCAAAACGAACTGGTTTAGCCATATGGCCAGGTCAGCGCCGATTTGTGCCGATGCCATCTCGGCAAACCCCAGTACCAGAAGCGGTGAACGGAACGGCGTGGCCGGAAGGGTTAAAAAAAAGTTAACTGGAGTTTCATTGGATGGTGCTGTCAGCGGAAAGTGCAATGACAGGCATGTAACCGTTACAGTGATTTTTCAGTAAAAGGATGTTGCTGCACAGCGTGTGACATCGCGATGTTGCAGTCGTTTCGGCGGGTCGTTGTGTGTTCTGGAAGGAACGCTGTTGGTCAGGTGACGGATGCGTGCGCAAACAGCTGATCCACACCGAGACACTCAGACGTCTCGGTTATTCAAAGCAGGATCGATCAAAAAGAATGAGCGACCCGAGACATAGGTGACGGAACGTACCGGACACATGGGTAACACTTTTCGCTTTGCGGGAGGTGTTGATGCCGTGGAGAGAAAGTTCGGTAATGGAAGAACGTCTACGTTTTGTCGCCCGCCTTCTGGAAGGAGAAGGCATGAGCGATGTGTGCCGGGAGTTCGGCATTTCGCGCAAGACCGGCTACAAGATCCTCAACCGCTACAGGGCGGAAGGTCTTGATGCGCTCTGTGATCGCTCACGGCGACCGGTGCGCTATGCCAACCAGTTGCCCGAGCAGATCGAGCAGCTGATCGTCGAGAGCAAGCGCGAGAAGCCGCACTGGGGTGCCAGGAAGATACGCGAGTTGCTGGTCCGCAAGCTGGCCGGCGACGTGCGCATTCCGGCCAAGTCCACGGTGCATGCGGTGCTCGACCGGCACGGTCTGGTCAAACGCGCGCGCCTCAGGCGGCGGATGAAGGCCGAGGGCACGCCGTTGTCGCAAGCCACTCTCCCGAACGATCTGTGGTGCGCCGATTTCAAAGGCGAGTTCAAGCTCGGCAACGGTCGCACCTGTTACCCCTTGACGGTCACCGATCAGGATTCGCGCATGATCCTTTCCTGCGAAGCCCTTGAGAGCACGAAGGAGAAGCCGGTCATCGAGACCTTCCTGCGCCTGTTCAAGGAGCGCGGTCTGCCGGGTGCGATGCGCACCGACAACGGTTTACCCTTTGCCAGCCCCAACGGGCTCTACAACCTGTCGAAGCTGTCCGTATTCTGGTTGAGACTGGGGATCGCCATCGAGCGCATCAGGCCGGGCCACCCGCAACAGAACGGACGCCACGAGCGCATGCACCGGACCCTCAAGCAGGAGACCGCACGGCCGCCTGGCATGAACACCCTTCAGCAGCAGGCCCGCTTCGACGACTTCGTCAGCGAGTTCAACCAGGAACGGCCACACGAAGCCCTCAATATGAAAACGCCAGCCCAGCTCTACACGCCTGCTTCAAGAGCCTATCAGGGGTTGCCGGATGTGGAATACCCCTTCCACGACAAGGATATCCTCGTCACCGCATGCGGTCGCATCTGCATGGCAAGAAAGAAGATCAACGTCTCGACCGTCATGGCCGGTCAGAGGCTTGGAATCAAGGAGGTGGATGATGGCATTTGGCTGATCAGCTTCATGCACTATGATCTGGGATATATCGACCTGGAGCAGAGAACATTGCAAACAATCGACAACCCGTTCGGCACGAGATTGTCACCCATGTCTTAGGTACAATCTGTTACCTATGTCTCCGGGCTGTACAGAAACTGAATGGCTCCCCGGGCCGGTGCGGCGGCATATTCCAACTGGGGACGTGCTTCAAAATTAAGCGTCTAAATCCAATGGGTTATCGAAGGCCTATCCCAAGGCCACCTGATGATTAGTGTACCACACTGGGTACTTTCAGTGTACCTCCTTGTCAAGTAGGGCGACCTTAAAGCACAAAACGAATAGATACGCCCCGCCTCACCGACAAGCCAAAATAAGCGCGCGGCTACCCTCATGCAGCCTCGGCCATAACGCGGTAGACTGTAGACCGCGCCACGTTGAACCGCTTGGCAACCGCCGAAGGCTTCTCCCCTGCCTCCAAAGCTGCCCTTATGCCGTCACCATCGACCGTCACGGGCCTGCCCTTATAGCGCCCCTCGGCCTTGGCCTTGGCAATCCCTTCAAGCTGCCGCTCTTTCCGAAGGTCCGTCTCAAACTCGGCAATGGCTCCGAGCATGTTGAACATCAACCGCCCTGTGGGGGTCGTGGTGTCTATGTTCTGTTCCGTGACCACAAGGTCAACGCCCTTGGCCTGCAATTCCTTCGCGATGGCGTGGAGGTCCGACACGGAACGCGCCAGCCTATCCAGCCGCGTCACCATTAACACGTCTCCCTTGCGGGTAAACTTGATGGCTTCGGCCAGCTTGGGGCGGCCATCGCGTGACGTGCCGCTGGCCTTCTCTATGAATATCTCTTCCGCCCCGTGGCGGTTGAGAATGTCCACTTGGGCGGCTTCGTTCTGGCCGGTGGAGGAAACACGAGCATAGGCGATTTTCATGGATAGCTCCCGTTGTCCGATAAGGTTTAAGACAAAATCGGAATATCGTCCGATAATTTGTTTGTCAATCCATATCGGACAGAAAGCGTCCCGCTATCATTGTCGCTTGTGGGTATACCTTTTCGGACGCGCGTAACCTCCCGGCTTGTGAAGCCCATGGCGAGCAGGGTGAGGCCGTCTCGGGTCATGTCGAAGGCGCGATACATGCGGCCACCCGCCACGGCCTGATAGGGGCATAATCCAAAATTGGATGATGCCTCCGGCGCGCTTTCAATCAGGGCGTCAATGTCACGAAGGACGTGCATGTGCTGCTTCCCAAAGAACTCCGCCACGTCACGGCTATTGGCAAACACCTTGCCGTCCTTGATGGTCACGATGGGGTTGAGGGTGGTCTGCCTTCCGGCCAGCTACCCTCCGTCCGCAACGCCCTATCGTCACCGTGGCCGGGAAGGACGAAATTCCCCGGCAGGATTTTACCGTGGCGTTTGGTAGAGGGGGTGGGGGCATGTTCTCCCGGCAACATGGTCCCGGCAAAACGCCAAAAAATCGGGGGCAGAGGGGGGAACCCGGTTGATCCAGTAATCAGATTGCCGTCTCGAATTTTTGTCCAAGAACAAGCCGGGTTCCGCCCGTTGCAGGACACCCATTCTCCGCCCCTGCTGCGACCATAGGGCGGCCTTATGTTGCGCCCAAGGGGAAGCACCCGGCGGGGATGAAACGCGGCTCCACGGCCGCCAAAAGTGGCAATTTGCCACTCGTAACGTTTGCTATGTCAGCGGCTAGAAATCGAAGAATTCATCCTCTTCATCCTCCGTATCGCTGTGGCTTCGCTCGGCAAGGATACGGGCAAGCTCCGGCGTCCTGCGGCCCGCATACTGCTCGATTGCCCTAGCAAGGATTTCCGGCCTGTCGGCGTACCTCGTCCCAAACACCCGAACCATCCTGTCGGCTAGTGCAGTGGCTTCCGCTTCCATCATTTCCTCAATCTCATCGTCGGTGTATTCCCGTCCCGGTGCCTTGCTGTGGGCGCGCTGGGCGGTCTTCCAACGGACGTGTTCAAAGCCGTCATCAAGCTCCCGAAGCACCCGGCGCATGAACGTCACCTGTCGCTCACTGACGCCCGCCGCTGCGATCTGCTTGAGCGTGTAACGACACGCCCCTGACGCATCCAGCTTGACCAGCTTCCACGCGCAATCCATTCGCTCGTCCTTCGTCATGGCGAGTGTGTGGAGCTTGTTGACGCGCTGGCCTTCCAGAAGCGCCTCCTGTGGCGTCCCCTGAAACTCGACCACGGGAACGCTGTCACCGCGCCCTGCCTGTTCATAGGCCCGCTTCCGGTGCCGTCCGTCGATCAGGAACGCCTGTCCCCCGCGTCGCAAAACGAGCAGGGGTTGAAGGTCGCCTTCGTGCGCAAGGGCACGGCATAGGCTTTCAACGTGGGCAGTGAAGATACCGGCCCGCACCTGAAACAGTTCAGTTTCAATAAGGTCCGAAGCTCTCATGCGGTCGGGCATCGGGCTGGTGTCTGTGAGTAACGCTTCAAGGCGACGCATTTCAGCGGCCAGCGTGTCCTCCGTCTCCTGCCCGTCACTGGTGTCACCAAGGGAGCAGGTCAGGCGGTTCTGTTCAATCGTATCGTTGAGCATGGTAGTCCTATCGGTTGTCGATTGCGCATGATCGCGCTGGCGATGGAGAACGTCCCCGACCCGCAGGCCGAGGGCACGTGTCTCTCCAATTGTGGGGTGTAATTCCAGATTGCAGTTTCACGGCTGCACAACCCGATGGTCGGCCAGAGCAATAGCTTGCCGTGTCTCCTGCGCTCGGCATATGGTTCGTGCCAGCAAGAACGCCTACGAAAGCTCCCGCACTGCATGACGCCACAACAATTCATCACCAAATGGCTGAACTCATCTCTCAAGGAACGCGCAGCCGCACAGGAGCATTTCCTTGATCTGTGCCGGATGCTGGATGAGCCGACCCCTGCCGATGTTGACCCGACCGGCAAGGACTATGGTTTTGAGGTGGGTGCATCGAAGACCACGGGCGGAAACGGCTTCGCGGACGTGTTCAAGCGTGGTCATTTCGCGTGGGAATACAAGGGGACCAAGGCAAACCTCGACACGGCGTTTGCGCAGCTTCAACGCTATGCCATTGCCCTCGACAACCCACCGCTGCTGATCGTCTCCGACATAGGCACGACCATCCGCATCCATACCAACTGGACCAACTCTGTCTCCAAGGTCTACGAGATAGCGATTGCCGATCTTGGCGACCCGACAAAGCGCGGCTGGCTCAAGGCTGCTCTGTCCGACCCCGAGACGCTGCGCCCTACAAAGACCCGACAGGAGTTAACCGAAGAGGTCGCTGGGGAGTTTGCCGAGCTTGCCCGTTCCCTTCGCGGGCGTGGCCACCATCCCGAGCAGGTGGCTCATTTCATCAACCGGCTCGTGTTCTGCATGTTTGCGGAAGACGTGAAGTTGCTGCCCGACAACATTTTCATGCGGATGTTGGAACGGGCACTGGACGACCCCAGCCAGTTCGAGGGCTTCGCCCGCAGCTTGTTCACCGCGATGAAATCCGGGGGCCATATCGGCTTCGAGAAGGTGGCGTGGTTCAACGGCGGCCTCTTCAACGATGACCTCGTGTTCGCGCTGGACAAGAAGGAAATCGCCATCGTCCATCGGGCGGCCAAGCACTTTTGGGGTGATGTAGACCCGTCCATTCTCGGAACGCTCTTCGAGCGCGGCCTAGACCCGGACAAGCGCAGCCAGCTTGGCGCGCACTATACTGACCGGGAAAAGATCATGATGATTATCAACCCGGTCATCGTGGAACCGCTGACGGCAGAATGGGAGAAGGCCAAGGCCGAGATCACGGCGCTCATGGATAAGGCTGCGTCATCGAAGGGGGGAACCGCAACCAAGGCCCGAAACCAAGCGCAAGGTATTCTCGACGCGCATCTGAAACGGCTTGCAGATTTCCGCGTCCTCGACCCGGCCTGCGGTTCCGGAAATTTCCTGTATCTCGCGCTCCGGGCGTTGAAGGACTTGGAGCACCGGGCGCAGGTCGAAGCGGAAGCCTTGGGGCTGCCGAGGGGGTTTCCGAGGATTGGCCCGGAGGTGGTCAAGGGTATCGAGATCAACCCCTATGCCGCCGAACTTGCCCGCGTGTCGGTGTGGATAGGCGAAATTCAGTGGATGC includes:
- a CDS encoding IS481 family transposase gives rise to the protein MPWRESSVMEERLRFVARLLEGEGMSDVCREFGISRKTGYKILNRYRAEGLDALCDRSRRPVRYANQLPEQIEQLIVESKREKPHWGARKIRELLVRKLAGDVRIPAKSTVHAVLDRHGLVKRARLRRRMKAEGTPLSQATLPNDLWCADFKGEFKLGNGRTCYPLTVTDQDSRMILSCEALESTKEKPVIETFLRLFKERGLPGAMRTDNGLPFASPNGLYNLSKLSVFWLRLGIAIERIRPGHPQQNGRHERMHRTLKQETARPPGMNTLQQQARFDDFVSEFNQERPHEALNMKTPAQLYTPASRAYQGLPDVEYPFHDKDILVTACGRICMARKKINVSTVMAGQRLGIKEVDDGIWLISFMHYDLGYIDLEQRTLQTIDNPFGTRLSPMS
- a CDS encoding recombinase family protein: MKIAYARVSSTGQNEAAQVDILNRHGAEEIFIEKASGTSRDGRPKLAEAIKFTRKGDVLMVTRLDRLARSVSDLHAIAKELQAKGVDLVVTEQNIDTTTPTGRLMFNMLGAIAEFETDLRKERQLEGIAKAKAEGRYKGRPVTVDGDGIRAALEAGEKPSAVAKRFNVARSTVYRVMAEAA
- a CDS encoding Rha family transcriptional regulator gives rise to the protein MTIKDGKVFANSRDVAEFFGKQHMHVLRDIDALIESAPEASSNFGLCPYQAVAGGRMYRAFDMTRDGLTLLAMGFTSREVTRVRKGIPTSDNDSGTLSVRYGLTNKLSDDIPILS
- a CDS encoding ParB N-terminal domain-containing protein codes for the protein MLNDTIEQNRLTCSLGDTSDGQETEDTLAAEMRRLEALLTDTSPMPDRMRASDLIETELFQVRAGIFTAHVESLCRALAHEGDLQPLLVLRRGGQAFLIDGRHRKRAYEQAGRGDSVPVVEFQGTPQEALLEGQRVNKLHTLAMTKDERMDCAWKLVKLDASGACRYTLKQIAAAGVSERQVTFMRRVLRELDDGFEHVRWKTAQRAHSKAPGREYTDDEIEEMMEAEATALADRMVRVFGTRYADRPEILARAIEQYAGRRTPELARILAERSHSDTEDEEDEFFDF
- a CDS encoding class I SAM-dependent DNA methyltransferase, encoding MTPQQFITKWLNSSLKERAAAQEHFLDLCRMLDEPTPADVDPTGKDYGFEVGASKTTGGNGFADVFKRGHFAWEYKGTKANLDTAFAQLQRYAIALDNPPLLIVSDIGTTIRIHTNWTNSVSKVYEIAIADLGDPTKRGWLKAALSDPETLRPTKTRQELTEEVAGEFAELARSLRGRGHHPEQVAHFINRLVFCMFAEDVKLLPDNIFMRMLERALDDPSQFEGFARSLFTAMKSGGHIGFEKVAWFNGGLFNDDLVFALDKKEIAIVHRAAKHFWGDVDPSILGTLFERGLDPDKRSQLGAHYTDREKIMMIINPVIVEPLTAEWEKAKAEITALMDKAASSKGGTATKARNQAQGILDAHLKRLADFRVLDPACGSGNFLYLALRALKDLEHRAQVEAEALGLPRGFPRIGPEVVKGIEINPYAAELARVSVWIGEIQWMLKNGFAASGNPILKPLETIECRDALMTWVPGESDEAGRWVEAEWPNADAIIGNPPFLGDRLLIGRLGEAESEALRTVYLQRVPRSADLVCYWVEKASSALETGKTTAFGLVVTNSIRGGANRRVVERALNKAQLFEAWSDESWVVDGAAVRVSIICFDTRTRQIRLNGHPVPEIYADLTAKAVDLTRAVKLAANRGVCLHGSKKIGSFDIDGNLARTMLLEPTNPNGRKNAEVLSPVWNGADVAGRPADRWIIDFGMTMAESAASEFEAPFLHVLQNVKPERLRNRNPVLVEKWWLHGGPRPAMRNALPLLSRCIATPAVSKHRIFVFVPKGILPDAQLMVTLRDDDTTFGILHSRFHELWSLRMGTWLGKGNDPRYTPTTTFETFPFPEGLTPDIPAADYADNPHAIAIATAAAPSQRASGKLVEPARPREAGARGGPRLP